In Hyla sarda isolate aHylSar1 chromosome 9, aHylSar1.hap1, whole genome shotgun sequence, the following proteins share a genomic window:
- the LOC130291751 gene encoding uncharacterized protein LOC130291751 — protein MFIYQSMKWPSPSSFLPKLFRSSQGTPSHPETSPQKPKRWTFPVLPLPSIPNFSFLLPTLKSVRNANTKISSDSNIEFEHFQICINLVHHIIDICASGCLWLFAPVFRITLDIFGFQGALKLWIHGIAIFLATTYGMYLLLWLAQEYIFQLASFYGILQTLVLIVSLKAEQEAGRGEHEEEAERLSDRKDEVESEEGHGEDRWAGGEDEDEDYNNEGVSQDEWESEGEEEVGHA, from the coding sequence ATGTTCATCTACCAGTCTATGAAGTGGCCGTCTCCATCATCCTTCCTTCCCAAATTGTTCCGTTCCTCACAAGGTACTCCATCACATCCAGAAACATCTCCCCAAAAACCTAAACGATGGACTTTCCCGGTACTGCCTTTACCGAGTATACCAAACTTCAGCTTTCTTCTTCCCACTCTGAAAAGTGTCCGGAATGCAAATACAAAAATCTCTTCTGATTCTAATATAGAGTTTGAACACTTTCAGATCTGCATCAACTTGGTCCATCACATCATAGACATCTGCGCCTCTGGGTGTCTGTGGCTTTTCGCTCCAGTATTTCGTATTACTTTGGATATTTTTGGTTTTCAAGGAGCTCTCAAGCTGTGGATCCATGGAATTGCCATTTTCTTGGCTACAACGTATGGCATGTATCTCCTTCTTTGGCTAGCCCAGGAATATATTTTCCAGTTGGCttctttttatggtattttacagACGTTGGTATTGATCGTGAGCTTAAAGGCAGAGCAAGAAGCAGGGAGAGGGGAGCATGAAGAAGAAGCAGAAAGGTTAAGTGACCGTAAGGATGAAGTAGAAAGTGAAGAGGGACATGGAGAGGACAGATGGGCTGGTGGAGAAGATGAGGATGAGGATTATAATAATGAAGGAGTCTCCCAAGATGAGTGGGAGAGTGAAGGAGAGGAGGAAGTAGGGCACGCCTGA